ACAATTACCAGGGGGCGCACAGGTGAAATACTGCAGCCAGAAGTAATTTCAGAACAAAACTAAGAGACATTGAATTAAATTCATAATTCTGTGACTTTGTTGCCAGATTCCATAATGTCCTCCAACTGTACCTCCACCATCAGCCTCTCTGATGTCTTCTTCAATTGCCTCCTCGATAGCCTCATCAAATTCATCAAACCTGCAAACAAGATGTCGAAATTATTCAGGGGTTTAACAGCCACCATACTGAAATAATAAAGACCAACCACACAACACAGACTATTCTAATAACCCTGAGTTTAGTACAGACTTCATACCTATAACTTATGCTTTTCTTTGCCCTTGTCGACCTTCGACCCCAGCTCTTGcttttctctttcttctctttcttctgtTTCTTCACTTCTTCCTCCTTTTCTTCCTCCTTTTCTTCCTCTACCTCCAACTGAAATGAGAGTAGGCAACGTGTCAGTACACTATAGGAAGCAATCAGTCTAGGCTGGGCAGTGAACAGTGTGACAGACCATTTTAGAAGGacgtccaacacacacacacacacaccgaattCTGGATGTTTTGCAATGGACTTTCATGATGGTATATAACCATAACAACCAAATGCTACTTACAGAGGGAGTGATGATGTTTTCGACACTTATTCCAACATAGACCAAACGTTCTTTTCTGGAGGGAGAAAATACAATAATTTTATTTAAAACAACTTCTgatagaataaaaaaataaaataaataaatcagctTTCCCATTATCAGAGGCCCACTGCCGTTGTACAACAAGACATGTCAAGCAATGTAAGCTCCATTAAATATTTGAGATCGATAAACAGATCAGGGTGATTGTACCTATTCTATTGTCAAACCAATGCAATTCAGTATAGACTCCAATTGCATGTGTTGTGGACTGAGCCTCATATTCTTTAATAAGAACCACCGAACTAAATGTATTTATCTTCCTGTTGTCATTTGCTGTTTTACACCAAGGGTCATGGTTCAGAGGTTCTCACCTTCGCTCAGCGCGATCCCTCTTTTTCAGGGCAGCATCGAGATTAGCAAGCTGCTCCTCAAGCTTGTCACAGAGTAGCTTCTGCAGGGGGGTCACCAGGAGATGGGTAAGAATGACAGAACACCACACATACAGTCCcctacatatttatttggacagtgaagctaaaccttttaatttggctctataatCCAGCATTTTGGGTTTTAGAGGCAACAGTACAGAATGCCACCTTTTGTTTGAGTTTATtttcatacatacagtgccttcagaaagtattcataacccttgacttattccacattttgttgtagcctgaattcaaaagggattaaattattatttttcccctcacccatctacacacactcacaatacCCCAATAATGACAGAGCGAAAACATGTTGAGATTTTTCTTCTACACATttcttgaaaattaaatacagaaatcaattttacataagtattcacatccctgagtcaacactttgtagaagcaccttttgacagcgattacagcagtgagtctttctgggtaagtcaaaGACGTTTTCactcctggattgtgcaacatttgcccattattcttttcaaaattcttcaaggttgttgatcattgctagacaaccattttcaggtctggcatatattttcaagaagatttaagtcaaaactgtaaatcAGCCAGTCCGGAACCTAAATGttcttcttggtaaacaactcgtgtagatttggccttgtgttttagattattgtcctgctgaaaggtgaatttgtcttccagtgtctggtggaaagcagactgacccAGGGTTTCCCCTAAGATTTTGCCTGAGCTTATCTCCATTTCACTTTTATCCTGAAAAAGTCCCCAGTCCTCCcatacccataacacgatgcagccaccactatgcttgaaaatatggtactcagcagtgtgttgtattggatttgccccaaacataacactttgtattcaggacaaaatgttaattgtcttgttgcaaacaggacacGTTCTTTGGAATACTTTTATTCTGttcaggcttccttttcactctcaaTTATgtaagtattgtggagtaactgcaatgttgttgatccatcctcagttctatcatagccattgaactctgccactgttttaaagttaccattggccACATGGTAAAATTGTGGCgtaatccctgagcggtttccttcctctccggcaactgagttaggaaggacacctgtatctttgtagtgacctggtgtattgatacgccatccaaagtgtaattcataacttcaccatgctcaaagggatattcaatgtctgctttttattttattttgaccatctaccaataggtgcccttctttgcaaggtatTGTAAACCGTCCCTGGTGTTTGTtgctgaatctgtgtttgaaagtcactgctcaactgaggtaccttacagataattgtatgtgtggggtacagagatgagctaGTCATAAACAAATccttttaaacactattattgcacacagagtgagtccatgcaacttattatgtgactaaaGCATAAcaagaacattttgaaaaaggggtgtgaatacttttagGCACCatctgttttaccatttagaaattaaAGCACTTTATTTATCTAATCCCCCAATTTTAAGATTTCCTAAGTATTTGGACCAATTCACTGATAGTGTATTACATTtattcaaaagtttagtatttggtcccatattcctaacaTCAAGTGACTCTACATACTTGTTGGATGCAATTTCagcttgttttggtttgttttgtcattttcaagtcacttttattgtaaataagaatagaatatgtttctgaacacatctacattaatgtggatgctaccatgattacggataatcatgaACGAATCGCGAATAATGATGAATGAGAAAGTTAGATGCACAAAGGTCATGCcctaaaacatgctaacctctcaccattaccaataacgttAGCATTTTttaggggtatgatatttatgcctctaactttgtcactcatcattattcactagtggtaatggtgagaggttagcatgttttggggtGATGATCTTTGTGCATCTAACTTTCTCAATCATCATTATTcgcgattcattcatgattatccgtaatcatggtagcatccacattaacttctctaggatagggggcagcatttatGTTTGGataaaaagcatacccaaattcaactgccagctactcatccccagaagataagatatgcatattgttagtatatttggatagaaaacactctgaagtttctaaaactgtttgaatcatgtctgtgagtataacagaacttatttagcaggcgaaaccccgaggacaaaccattcagatttttttgttttgttcaggtcactcttttcaatgagttttcattgggaaaccagatttctaaagggacctgcttgcagttcctaccacttccactggatgtcaacagtctttttttatttttttatttcacctttatttaaccaggtaggctagttgagaacaagttctcatttgcaactgtgacctggccaggataaagcatagcagtgtgaacagacaacacagagttacacatggagtaaacaataaacaagtcaataacatggtagaaaaaaaagagaatctatatacaatgtgtgcaaaaggcatgaggtaggcaataaatcgaataattacaatttagcagattaacactggagtgataaatcatcagatgatcatgtgcaagaagagatactggtgtgcaaaagagcagaaaagtaaataaataaaagcagtatggggggtgaggtaggtaaattgggtgggtagtttacagatggactatgtacagctgcagcgatcggttagctgctcggatagcagatttttaaagttgttgagggagataaaagtctccaacttcagagatttttgcaattcgttccagtcgcaggcagcagagaactggaaggaaaggcgtccaaatgaggttttggctttagggatgatcagtgagatacacctgctggagcgcgtgttgcgggtgggtgtagccatcgtgaccagtgaactgagataaggcggcactttacctagcatagccttgtagatgacctggagccagtgggtctgacgacgaacatgtagcgagggccagccgactagggcatacaggtcgcagtggtgggtcgtataaggtgctttagtaacaaaacgaatggcactgtgatttCTCACttcttgagaaattggttgaggttattcctttgtgtaatgaagaagtacggccatcttgaacgagagtcacttgaagtgtcctgttagatagaagcgcgtgaccagaaagctagctatagttggctttaatcctgtattgatcaCAGATCAtaccgtcttcaattttatcgattattaatgtttaaaaaaaagacctagttgtattacaaaagtagtttgtcCAAAAtgaacattttggatatatatcgacggaattaatcgaacaaaaggacaatttgtgatgtttatgggacatattggagtgccaacaacagaagctcgtcaaaggtaaggcatgaattatatttttaattctgcgttttgtgtcgcgcctgcagggttgaaatatgcttatctctctttgtttacaatggtgctaactcagataatagcattgtttgctttcgccgaaaagcctatttgaattctgacatgttggctggattcacaaccagtgtagctttaatttggtatctttcatgtgtgatttaatgaaagtttgatgtTTATAGTAATTtctatagtaattaatttgaatttggtactcagcattttctctggctttttgccaagtgagacagtagcgtcccgcctaaactcagatttttggatataaatatgaactttaccaaacaaaacatacatgtattgtgtaacatgaagtcctatgagtgtcatctgatgaagatcatcaaaggttagtgattaattgtatctctatttctgctttttgttactcctctctttggctggaaaaatggctgtgtttttctgtggctatgtactgacctaacataatcgtttggtgtgctttcgccgtaaatcctttttgaaatcagatatgttggctggattcacaacaagtgtagctttaatttggtgtctttcatgtgtgatttcatgaaagtttgatttttatagtaatatatttgaatttggcgctctgcatttttactggcttttggccaagtgggacattagcgtcccacatatcctagagaagttaatgtagAAATGTTCAGaaatatattatattcttatttacaataaaagtgacaaaATGACAATCTCAGAAAAAGGCTGTGTCGTTATCTTCGCAAGGGGAGCgtgctagagtattgaaaacaggggtgccatcTTTGAGATTTTGGTTTTATTACTTGGTAAAAAGTAAACTCATAATCTCTCCCATTTTTTGGGGAGcatacaatatactgtagctcaggatttgtattatttattttatacagtattttcTTGCTCatatttatcaagggtgccagtaattatggacctgactgcatgtatgaaaataccctcaaatacaacgtgacattctgtactgtcgcctcataaaACATTTAATCTCATATCCAAAAGGCTGGAGTAGAGTCAAATTAAAAGTataagcttcactgtccaaataaatatgtaggGGAGTGCATAATCAAGCCATTAGTTCAAAACATAGTGATGTGGCTAGTATCCAAACTGTAGTGTGAGTACAGATTGTTTAGCATCTGGATGTTACTTACATGTTGGCAAGGTGGACAGAACCACTCCCCATCTGGGATGATCATGAGAGGGGGTCTGAGGCAGGCCGTGTGGTAGCCACTGTCACACGAGTCACATAGCAAGATCTGTGGGGTAAACACGGAGGGGGATTAGCTGGAACACATTATATGGTAGTCTTATCTGTCAGTGGAGATAAATATTATGAATATAGCATATTTTTTTATTCAACCTTCATTTAGCTAGGCAaatcagttcagaacaaattcttatttacaatgacagcctacaccggccaaactcggacaacgcttgggccaattgtgcgccgccctatgagactgaTACAGCCTAGTATAACCATGATTACAGcccaccagggttggggtcaattccatttcaattaaatgcttttcaatgaggacCCACCAGCTCGGGATGGTTGGGGAGGCCGCAGTGTTTGCAGGGATCTTCGTTAGGAGGGAGGTCATCATCCGAGGAGGTGTCAGAGTCGTCGCTGTGCCTTTCTCTGTTCCGGTTCTTCCACCTCCTCTTGCCCTTCTCCACCTTAAAGCTCTCATCACTGTCgtcctcctcactctcctcttcgCTTGACTCGCTTTCATTGTCATCACCAGAACCATTCTTTTTGCGCCTTCGTGTTCGAGTGTTGGACCACCGGGTCTTTCTCCTCCGTCGCCCCTGAAAACAAAAGACATCACCTCATTTTTGGATTTCATGAGGTTAATGTAGGACAGCATACACATAAGTTACTGAAGGCTGACACTGTGGATCCCTGATTTAAAAGATACTATTGATCCAAAAACATTCATTCACAATCCACCTGTAATATTAATGTAGAAATACCTGCAGTTACTGAAAGAACTTACCTTAGATTTGGACTGTCCATCTTGATCAACCTTTTCTCttggtttcctctgaacagtttcctcctcctcgtcctccttctCCTCAGGGGGCGTGGTCTCTTTTTTCTCCAGCCTCCTGTCCTGGAACTCCACCCCCTTAGCGGTTGGCCTGCAAATCCTGGGTGACCTCCTCAGGGATCTCCCAGTCTCACCAGTATCGGACCCAGAGTCCCTCTCCGTTCTCTGGAGCTCAGCTCTCCTTCGATGAGTAATCCCTCGTATTTTCAGGCGAATCCCCTCCTCTTGAATCTCTGATGTTGTTCCTGCATCCTTTTTTTCATCCTCTTTATTCTCAGACCCTTTACTTGCTTTTGCCTCACACGTTTTCTCTGCTGCAGTTAAATTATCTTTCTCAGCACCATCATCCTCCATTTTGTCATCTTTCTTAGCCTGATCATCTTCCTTCTCATTCTCTTTAGGGCATCCCTGTGTTGTGGCATCTTCCTTGATTACTTTGTCCTGGCTTTTGTCTGTCTCACCTTCAGCCTCAGTGAGAGATGATGCCTTCTTGCTGGTAGCCTGTTTTTCTGATGGTGCATTACAGTCTATGCGGTTTGAGTCTGAGGTTTGAGTCTTCTGAGGCTCGCTCTCAGAATTCTCTCCACTTTTAACAGACTTCTTTGTCCAGCCTTTATCGGCATGTCCCCTAATAATTACATCTGTTGACTTCTCCGAACTTATTTCCATAGGCTCTTCCTGTTTCCTCCCCACTGGGACAGACTCTTTGAGAGAAGGTAATTGCTTGGAATCCTCAAAGGCGACATGTTTCTCTCCTTCTGCTGCAGCTGGCTTTATGTCTGCCAGTTTCTCATTTTCTTTAGAGGCATCTGGTTTCTGTCCTTCACAGATTGAAGATTTCACAATCTTTTTAGAAGCAGTCTCTGTGTTTTTAAGGGTAGCCGATTTCTCAGTGTCTTTAGTGTTAACCGATTTCTCTGCTTCTTCAGGAGTAGCCAATATCTCCGCGTCTTTAGGGATAGGCGTAGCCGATTTAGCGGAATTCTCAGCGTCTGTAGGGGTAGCCGATTTCTCAGCGTCTGTAGGGGTAGCAGATTTCCCAGCGTTTTCAGACGTAGCCGATTTAGGCAATTTTTCTGTATCTTTAGGCGTAGCCACTTTTTCTGTATCTTTAGGCGTAGCCAATTTCTCGCCGTCTGTAGGCGTAGCCAATTTCTCGCCGTCTGTAGGCGTAGCCAATTTCTCGCCGTCTGTAGGCGTAGCCAATTTAGCAGATTTCTCTGCGTATTTAGGCATTGTCGATTTCAACGTGTCTTTAGGGATACCCAATTTCGCTACCTTTTTCGGTCCTTCCAGTTGTGATTGGTTTGATTTCTCAAAGATGTCTGCCATCTCCACGTCTTTAGGGACAGATTGTTTCTCAGTCACTGCTGCAACAGCTCTTGTCTCATCTTTACAGATGGCTGTTTTCTTAGAGTCTTTCTCCAGGacgttttttttcttcacctcaggGGCAACATTTGTATGTGTGCTTACAGCACTGACAGCAGGTTTCTCCTTGGTGAGAGCTGACATGTCTTTAGGGGTATCACATTTTTCTGTATGTTTAGATGCCTCTGGTTTCACTGTCATTTTAATGACCAACGATTTATTAGTCTCATTAGTGCTCTCCAGTTTCTCTGCTTCTTTATTGGGAACTGGTTTGTCTGCCTTTTTAAGGAATGAGGACGTATTGGTCTCTTTAGAGCTGGCCAGGTTCTTGGCATCTTTACTCTTTTCTGAAATCTCTGTCTTTTTAATGACAGAAGATGTTTTAATATCGTTAGAACCATCACATTTCTCTGCACTCTCTTTGTTAGATGGATTCTCTGTATTTTTTATGACTGCTGGCGACTCAGGGCGTTTCGAGCTTTCTGGTTTATCTGTAATGGGATCAGGTCTCTCGGTTTGTTTAGTGATGACTGATGTTTCTGGGTTTTTAGGGTTTTTAGGGTTCAACAACTTTTCTGTGGCTTTTATAATGGATGTTTTTTCCATCTCTTTCACTACAGAAAGGGGACAACTGTCTTTAGGGACAACTGTTTCCTTAAAGGCAGCCAAATTTACCTCTTGAAATGCAATGGATGAATCTGTTCCTTTAGTTTCATCTGGTTTCTGTGACTTACTAGATAAAGGGTTTTTATCTGTTTCTATTGATGTGGATGTCTTGTGTTCTGTACGACGCACTTTCACATCCCACTTGGATACCTTGACTTTTTGTTCCTCTTTAAGATCAGAGGACTTTTCCGGTGTGCTTGTTGCATCCTTAGATGAAGTCAATGACTTTGTCAGAGGAGATGAAGATTTAGCCTCTTTTAGGGATGATTTTTTCAGTGCTTCAGTGCTTTCCTTCTCTGCTTTTGGGGCTGGAACAGTTTTCTGTAGGTTAGTTTCATCAGCCATGGCCACCTCCATGGGCTCCTCAGCATTGCTTGCCATCTCCCCTTCCTTTTTGTCCATGTCCAGGGACAGATTTGCTTTCTCTTTTTCACTAGCTTCTGCTGCTTCACATTCTTCTCTAGCAACAACTTGTGTTTGCTGTTCTTTGCTATCAGCAGATTCTCTCTGTATTCCCATCTCTTTAGGAGATTCTCTCATCCCCTTATTGACACTTTTTTCTGTGACAGGCTGAGCATCACCATTCACTTGATCGCTTTTAATCTCCATAGTCCCCACCAAGGCAACAGAGACCTCTTTACTTGTCTCCTCAACTTTAGGAGCTTCTTTGACAGGAGCAACAGATGGGTTACGCACAATGATTCTActgccaccaccactactattatcAAAATCATCACTAAgtttcatctctctctttttcaaggGGATTTTGGCCTGCTGGTCATTCTTCATCACCCTTTGGAGTTCCTCTGCAGTCTTCCTCTTGGCTTCCTCAGTCTGTTCTGTCTGTGGCGTCACACAATGTTTCTCCGCAAGAGGCTCTGCAGAGCTTGTGGCTGTACTCTCCTTGGATTCTGACACCTCCATCGGCTCTTCTTTGATGGCCTGGGTGTTAATGGTGGCCTTGTCATCCACCATTGGCTTCTCGGATTGTCTTGTTGACTCTGACTCGACTTGGTTGTCTTTGAGGCCATTCGATGGGGATTTGGCATCTGATTCGTCCAGCTTTGATTCCTCTTTTGGGGATTTTTTTTCTGTATTCTCTGTTTTAGGGGACACTAAAGAAACTGTATCCTTGGAGGGTTTGTCCTCTTCATCCCCTGAGGTAGCCTCTGTCTTTTTAATTTCCCCTAATGGACAAAGGTATTATAAATAGAAAATACAAGTACAACATTTATAACTGCATCTGTCAGGGAAATACGTTTAGTTTACTTTGGATAAAATAGATCCACGGCAAATGACTGAACTCATGCAATATCATAAATATGTCTGAGTAAACAGCAAAAGACAGATGGCATATGACATTATTGACGTAACAAGCCCTGTCCATATAACTTTACCTTCTCCCCCAGTCTTCTTGTTcccatcttcctcctctccttctttctttgtCAACAGTGCTGGGTCGATTTGAGTCTTCAGCTGTGCCAGGATCTCAGCCAAGCTGTTTCTGTCTCTACAGAGATAGagaattcaattaaattcagtcGTTCCAATTTAGCAGACAGACATGCTCAGTAGTCGTGGTAAAATTACATATGAACCAAGTAATCTATAATCCACATGGAATACAAGACTTGACATTTAGGCTCTGCAGTACCACAGTATGCCTCTTTCATCCCCTAAAGCCCAacagccccccctcccccaaaagtTCCATAGTACCTGACAATGCACTTCCAGGAGGACCCGTCCAGGTCGTCCTGCTCCTCCACATAGACCCTCACATTGTTATCCTGGTCAAGTTGGAACCAGTACATTAGGCCATCCTTGTCCTTGCCAATGGGATGGAGCCGCATCTTATCGGGATCCTCCTCATTAATTGCAGTCTTGAACTTGACATTGTCATCAAACTGGCACTCACATAAGTGCTAGACAGAGAGATAAAAAGTATGAGAAATGTCTCCTTTGGCAAAAACAAAAATCCGATGTTAGTAGGGCGGCAAGATatggattatttttttttttaatggaatattgcGATATGACTAGCAACACAACACAGTTGAGTGAACTGAACAAGATCTGTGCCCCCACTGGCAACCACTATTTTCAGAGAATTAACTTTTGTATCACACAGAAAATATGTAGATTTATTTAGGTGAAAAGCGGGGTCCTTTTTACCACCTGCATCTTGTTTGGAAATATATGTTGAAATGTTTGCATGCAGAACTAGCCTAATtatagctacagtgcattcggaatgtattcaagcctttgaccttttccacattttgttacagccttattctaaaagttttttccccctcaatctacacacaataccccacaatgacaaagcaaaaactattttttattttttttatttttcaaaaatagaaatatcacatttacataagtattcagacctttcactcaatacttttttgaagaacttttggcagcgattacagccttgagtcttcttgggcatgacactacaagcttgacatacctgtatttggggagtttctcccattcttctctgcagatcctctcaagctctgtcaggttggatggggagtgttgcggcacagctattttcaggtctctccagagatgtttgatcgggttgaaGTCCTGGCTCTGGATGggtcactcaaagacattcagacttgtcctgaagccactcctgcaatgtcttggctgtgtgcttagggtcgttgtcttgttggaaggtgaatcttcaccccagtctgaggtcctgagcagagcaggttttcatcaaggatctctgtactttgctccgttcatctttccacaatcctgactagtcatcctagtccttgccgctgaaaaacctctccacagcatgatgctgccaccacgcttcaccatagggatggtgccaggtttcctccagacgtgacgcttggtaatcagaccaaagagctcaatcttggtttcatcagaccagagaatctagtttctcatggtctgagagtcctttagatgccttttttatatgcttccgtctggccactccaccataaagtcctgattggtggagtgctgcagagatggttgtccttctggaaggaaggttcttccatctccacagaggaactctggagctctgtcagagtgaccatcgggttctcggtcacctccctgatcaaggcccttctcccccgattgcccaggcggccagctataggaagagtattggtgtttccaaacttcttccatttaagaatgatggaggccactgtgttcttgggaaccttcaatgctggagacattttttggtacccttcccagatctttgcctcgacacaatcctgttctacagacaattccttcgacctcacagCTTGTTttcttctctgacatgcactgtaaactgtgggaccttatatagacaggtgtgtgcctttccaaatcatgtccaatcaattgaatttaccacaggtggactccaatcaagttgtagaaacatgtagaaacatgtcaaggatgatcaagtaaaaa
The sequence above is a segment of the Salvelinus alpinus chromosome 1, SLU_Salpinus.1, whole genome shotgun sequence genome. Coding sequences within it:
- the LOC139548570 gene encoding remodeling and spacing factor 1-like, coding for MAASAPSAGFSSDLCPSYAVICSFLERYGALLDLPELTFPQLERYLQDTSSVPKLLVDLHVKLLRKIGKSVSADRWEKYIVKVCHEFNSTWAWELENKGYKDMSVECKTGILKHLCECQFDDNVKFKTAINEEDPDKMRLHPIGKDKDGLMYWFQLDQDNNVRVYVEEQDDLDGSSWKCIVRDRNSLAEILAQLKTQIDPALLTKKEGEEEDGNKKTGGEGEIKKTEATSGDEEDKPSKDTVSLVSPKTENTEKKSPKEESKLDESDAKSPSNGLKDNQVESESTRQSEKPMVDDKATINTQAIKEEPMEVSESKESTATSSAEPLAEKHCVTPQTEQTEEAKRKTAEELQRVMKNDQQAKIPLKKREMKLSDDFDNSSGGGSRIIVRNPSVAPVKEAPKVEETSKEVSVALVGTMEIKSDQVNGDAQPVTEKSVNKGMRESPKEMGIQRESADSKEQQTQVVAREECEAAEASEKEKANLSLDMDKKEGEMASNAEEPMEVAMADETNLQKTVPAPKAEKESTEALKKSSLKEAKSSSPLTKSLTSSKDATSTPEKSSDLKEEQKVKVSKWDVKVRRTEHKTSTSIETDKNPLSSKSQKPDETKGTDSSIAFQEVNLAAFKETVVPKDSCPLSVVKEMEKTSIIKATEKLLNPKNPKNPETSVITKQTERPDPITDKPESSKRPESPAVIKNTENPSNKESAEKCDGSNDIKTSSVIKKTEISEKSKDAKNLASSKETNTSSFLKKADKPVPNKEAEKLESTNETNKSLVIKMTVKPEASKHTEKCDTPKDMSALTKEKPAVSAVSTHTNVAPEVKKKNVLEKDSKKTAICKDETRAVAAVTEKQSVPKDVEMADIFEKSNQSQLEGPKKVAKLGIPKDTLKSTMPKYAEKSAKLATPTDGEKLATPTDGEKLATPTDGEKLATPKDTEKVATPKDTEKLPKSATSENAGKSATPTDAEKSATPTDAENSAKSATPIPKDAEILATPEEAEKSVNTKDTEKSATLKNTETASKKIVKSSICEGQKPDASKENEKLADIKPAAAEGEKHVAFEDSKQLPSLKESVPVGRKQEEPMEISSEKSTDVIIRGHADKGWTKKSVKSGENSESEPQKTQTSDSNRIDCNAPSEKQATSKKASSLTEAEGETDKSQDKVIKEDATTQGCPKENEKEDDQAKKDDKMEDDGAEKDNLTAAEKTCEAKASKGSENKEDEKKDAGTTSEIQEEGIRLKIRGITHRRRAELQRTERDSGSDTGETGRSLRRSPRICRPTAKGVEFQDRRLEKKETTPPEEKEDEEEETVQRKPREKVDQDGQSKSKGRRRRKTRWSNTRTRRRKKNGSGDDNESESSEEESEEDDSDESFKVEKGKRRWKNRNRERHSDDSDTSSDDDLPPNEDPCKHCGLPNHPELILLCDSCDSGYHTACLRPPLMIIPDGEWFCPPCQHKLLCDKLEEQLANLDAALKKRDRAERRKERLVYVGISVENIITPSLEVEEEKEEEKEEEVKKQKKEKKEKSKSWGRRSTRAKKSISYRFDEFDEAIEEAIEEDIREADGGGAGRGKDMANITGHSRGKDMSTILAAGEVGEGKENGRPPRPNAGQRRKKRRRLNDLDSDSTVEEEESEDEFRLSDSTEEEEFVASDKSDAESEAAVDSNDDSDFGSTRRRTARTRRPAKSQRSTRPRRRRRARGYSDDEEEETSDEDEDEMMSEGSSEFSDSDLDCSKRRSRRSHTKKQVNYCESSGDSDGSKAGTNRDKVKPRRRLASSDSEASSSRGSDVGKRERTRLKRRADSSEEESQQRRRRLSLKRRRASEEDDDDDSDESSEGERPVRKRVNRIDSDDSDEEEKEEKEETKEEEEGGVLGKGASPLDYNLVELHPPTNGQSPIKALEGLAHIGPQKPGATAVTIAPNGLELAPQDDDEDDLLGVTDLVDFVCNSDVL